The following proteins are encoded in a genomic region of Bosea beijingensis:
- a CDS encoding Gfo/Idh/MocA family protein, with protein sequence MTRKLGIAVIGLGPASLPHSKSLLDLADRAETRWAVSRTPDRAKAYAAQFPFPTTTDLDAVLADPAVDACIVLTPPSSHLDVSALCLEAGKHVLAEKPLELTSERGQRLVDTARRTAKTFGVTLQHRFRPASLRLKAALDSGELGTIEAAFLSVPWWRPQSYYDEPGRGTLARDGGGVLLTQAIHSLDLFRSLVGVSKVVAAQARTTALHRMETEDYVSALLETGNGAPATLVTTTAAYPGYPERIEITGTKGFAALIGGRLRLAYLDGREEIVEAEGSTGSGANIMDFPHDAHRAVIADFLDAIEQGRDPVVTGEEALASQRLVDDILKAAKRSA encoded by the coding sequence ATGACACGCAAGCTCGGCATCGCCGTGATCGGGCTCGGCCCCGCCTCCCTGCCGCATTCGAAGAGCCTGCTCGACCTCGCCGATCGCGCCGAGACGCGATGGGCGGTCAGCCGCACGCCGGACCGGGCCAAGGCCTATGCCGCACAGTTCCCCTTCCCGACCACGACCGATCTCGATGCCGTACTGGCTGATCCTGCGGTGGACGCGTGCATCGTACTGACGCCGCCATCGAGCCATCTCGACGTTTCCGCCTTGTGCCTTGAAGCCGGCAAACATGTTCTCGCCGAGAAGCCGCTGGAGCTGACCAGTGAACGCGGCCAGCGCCTCGTCGATACCGCCCGCCGGACGGCCAAGACCTTCGGCGTGACGCTTCAGCATCGCTTCCGCCCGGCAAGCCTGCGCCTCAAAGCCGCCCTCGATTCCGGCGAGCTCGGCACGATCGAAGCCGCCTTCCTCTCCGTGCCGTGGTGGCGCCCGCAGAGCTATTACGACGAGCCCGGCCGAGGCACGCTGGCCCGCGACGGCGGCGGCGTGTTGCTGACGCAGGCGATCCATTCGCTCGACCTGTTCCGCTCGCTCGTCGGGGTTTCCAAGGTCGTCGCGGCGCAGGCCCGCACCACGGCTCTCCACCGCATGGAGACCGAGGACTACGTCTCGGCCCTGCTGGAAACCGGCAACGGCGCCCCCGCCACACTGGTGACGACCACGGCCGCCTATCCCGGCTATCCCGAACGCATCGAGATCACCGGCACCAAGGGCTTTGCCGCCCTGATCGGCGGTCGCCTGCGCCTCGCCTATCTCGACGGGCGCGAGGAGATCGTCGAGGCCGAGGGCTCGACCGGCAGCGGCGCCAACATCATGGATTTCCCGCATGACGCGCACCGCGCCGTCATCGCCGATTTCCTCGATGCGATCGAGCAGGGCCGCGACCCGGTCGTCACCGGAGAGGAAGCGCTGGCCTCGCAAAGGCTGGTCGACGATATCTTGAAGGCTGCCAAGCGCAGCGCCTGA